A genomic window from Cricetulus griseus strain 17A/GY chromosome 4, alternate assembly CriGri-PICRH-1.0, whole genome shotgun sequence includes:
- the LOC103159091 gene encoding LOW QUALITY PROTEIN: RNA-binding protein 47 isoform X2 (The sequence of the model RefSeq protein was modified relative to this genomic sequence to represent the inferred CDS: deleted 3 bases in 2 codons; substituted 1 base at 1 genomic stop codon), protein MTAEDTTTAMNSDPTVGSSSKVPEGVAGAPNEAALLALMERTGYSMVQENGQRKYGGPPPGWEGPHPQRGCEVFVGKIPRDVYEDELVPVFETVGRIYELRLMMDFDGMNRGYAFVMYCHKHEAKRAAIRELNNYEIRPGRLLGVCCSVDNCRLFIGGIPKMKKRGEILEEIAKVTEGVLNVIVYASAADKMKNRGFTFVEYESHRAAAMARRKLVPGRIQLWGHQIAVDWAEPEIDVDEDVMQTVKILYVRNLMIETTKETIKRSFGQFNPGCVERVKKIRDYAFVHFTSREDAVHAMNNLSGTELEGSCLEVTLAKPVDKEQYSRYQKAAKGGGASAEVVAQQPSYVYSCDPYTLAYYGYPYNALIGPNRDYFVKTGSISRGRGAAGNRTPGPRGSYLGGYSAGRGIYSXYHEGKGKQQEKGYELVPNLEISTVNPVAIKPGAVAIPAIGPQYSMFQASPAPKIADGKIHTMEHMISPIAVQPDPATAAAAAAAHAAVIPAVSTPPPFQGRPITPEYTVAPNVQRIPTAGIYGASYVPFAAPSTATIATLQKNTAAVYGGYTSYIPQAFPATLQVPIHDVYQTY, encoded by the exons ATGACCGCAGAAGATACCACCACAGCAATGAATAGCGATCCAACAGTGGGGTCCTCCTCCAAGGTGCCAGAGGGCGTGGCAGGTGCGCCCAATGAGGCTGCATTGTTGGCACTGATGGAGCGCACTGGCTATAGCATGGTGCAGGAGAACGGGCAGCGC AAGTATGGTGGGCCCCCTCCTGGCTGGGAGGGCCCGCATCCCCAGCGAGGCTGCGAGGTCTTCGTGGGCAAGATCCCGCGTGATGTGTATGAAGATGAGCTGGTGCCTGTATTTGAGACGGTAGGCCGTATCTATGAGCTGCGCCTCATGATGGATTTCGATGGCATGAACCGCGGCTATGCCTTCGTCATGTACTGCCACAAGCACGAGGCCAAGCGAGCT GCTATTCGTGAGCTCAACAACTATGAGATCCGCCCAGGCCGCCTGCTGGGTGTGTGCTGCAGCGTGGACAACTGCCGCCTCTTCATCGGTGGTATCCCGAAGATGAAGAAGCGCGGGGAGATCCTGGAGGAGATCGCCAAGGTCACCGAGGGCGTGCTCAATGTGATCGTTTATGCCAGTGCCGCAGACAAGATGAAAAACCGAGGCTTCACCTTCGTGGAGTATGAGAGCCATCGCGCTGCAGCAATGGCGCGCCGCAAGCTCGTGCCGGGTCGCATCCAACTGTGGGGCCACCAGATCGCTGTGGATTGGGCCGAGCCCGAGATCGATGTAGATGAGGATGTGATGCAGACAGTGAAGATCCTCTACGTGCGCAACCTCATGATCGAGACCACCAAGGAGACCATCAAGAGGAGCTTTGGCCAGTTCAACCCAGGCTGCGTGGAACGGGTCAAGAAGATCCGCGACTATGCCTTCGTGCACTTCACTAGCCGTGAGGACGCCGTACATGCCATGAACAACCTCAGTGGCACAGAGCTGGAGGGCTCCTGCTTGGAAGTCACGCTGGCCAAGCCTGTGGACAAGGAGCAGTACTCCCGCTACCAGAAGGCTGCCAAGGGTGGTGGTGCCTCAGCAGAGGTGGTAGCCCAACAGCCCAGCTACGTGTACTCCTGTGACCCCTACACGTTGGCCTACTATGGTTACCCCTACAACGCGCTCATCGGGCCCAACAGGGACTACTTCGTGAAAACAGGCAGCATAAGCCGAGGGCGAGGTGCAGCTGGAAACAGAACCCCAGGGCCCAGGGGTTCCTACCTTGGAGGATATTCTGCTGGTCGTGGTATATATAGCTGATATCATGAAGGCAAAGGCAAACAGCAAGAAAAAGGATATGAACTTGTGCCAAATTTGGAAATCTCTACTGTCAATCCAGTTGCCATTAAACCTGGCGCAGTGGCCATCCCTGCCATCGGTCCCCAATACTCCATGTTCCAGGCATCCCCAGCCCCTAAAATTGCAGATGGCAAGATCCACACAATGGAACACATGATCAGCCCCATTGCGGTGCAACCTGACCCCGCCACTGCTGCTGCCGCCGCCGCTGCCCATGCTGCTGTTATTCCTGCGGTATCCACACCGCCACCGTTCCAGGGCCGTCCAATAACGCCTGAGTATACCGTGGCACCAAATGTTCAGAGAATTCCCACCGCCGGCATCTATGGGGCCAGCTACGTTCCCTTTGCTGCTCCTTCCACTGCCACGATCGCCACACTACAGAAGAACACTGCAGCCGTGTACGGGGGCTACACCAGCTACATACCTCAGGCCTTCCCCGCTACTCTCCAGGTGCCCATCCACGACGTCTACCAGACTTACTGA